From the Aedes aegypti strain LVP_AGWG unplaced genomic scaffold, AaegL5.0 Primary Assembly AGWG_AaegL5_hic_scaff_252_PBJ_arrow, whole genome shotgun sequence genome, one window contains:
- the LOC110681029 gene encoding IQ domain-containing protein G-like — MADRIDDIFAGDSPEDIQLVQNMIEKIRLEIMSHGEEEYDSYDPGCRQKVEFSIQINRVTKILQEMSETLEVLFCLPLICRNEDLMDEYFNAEEQDVIRLLCKYMRSKADDGEATPSVAELSTFSPTRFIELVAMVSNKELHKTIAGQVKNLPGVYRKFLSNIREFRKFTIAKMQMTAQKDLAKEKILHRMWLSNQRNIKEIIRIEDIVEEKRASFQAEIEEKTAIIEKYRADIQRLEEQSKSQITNFIDKSNRNMFRYFEQSDNRYEELLKEANRWTKEYDTVLEEDLRLEKENRMKKARLTQQLQTWLNKYDKDAGERTKELKSLASTLRARLQEFNDWKLNDFDPQEKQYFEAIEERRLDELQAHEERVRLFMMHRAAKVLQRAWRSVAERKRKMRGRRGGRRGKGKK; from the exons ATGGCGGACAGAATTGATGATATCTTTGCCGGTGACTCTCCGGAGGACATTCAGTTGGTGCAAAATATGATCGAAAAAATCCGACTGGAAATTATGTCACACGGTGAGGAGGAATACGATTCGTACGATCCGGGATGTCGCCAGAAGGTAGAGTTCAGCATCCAGATCAATAGGGTCACCAAGATTCTGCAGGAAATGTCCGAGACATTGGAGGTGCTATTTTGTTTGCCGCTTATTTGCCGGAACGAGGACTTGATGGATGAGTACTTCAATGCCGAGGAGCAGGACGTGATACGTTTACTGTGCAAGTACATGCGATCCAAGGCTGATGATGGTGAAGCGACTCCTTCCGTCGCTGAA TTGTCCACATTTTCTCCAACAAGGTTCATCGAGTTGGTTGCAATGGTATCGAACAAGGAACTCCATAAGACCATCGCAGGCCAGGTCAAGAAT CTCCCGGgagtctaccggaaattcctgtCCAACATTCGCGAGTTCCGCAAGTTTACCATCGCCAAAATGCAAATGACTGCCCAGAAAGATCTGGCCAAAGAGAAGATCCTACATCGAATGTGGCTATCGAATCAGCGCAACATCAAGGAAATCATTCGAATTGAAGATATTGTTGAGGAAAAGCGTGCTTCATTTCAGGCGGAGATCGAGGAGAAGACTGCCATCATCGAGAAGTACCGGGCAGACATCCAACGGCTGGAGGAACAAAGTAAAAGTCAAATCACAAATTTTAT TGATAAATCCAATCGAAACATGTTCCGGTACTTCGAACAAAGTGATAACCGCTACGAAGAACTGCTGAAGGAAGCCAATCGTTGGACTAAAGAATACGACACAGTTCTGGAGGAGGATCTTCGCTTGGAGAAggaaaatcgaatgaaaaaggCCAGGCTTACGCAGCAACTGCAGACTTGGCTCAACAAATACGACAAGGATGCCGGGGAAAGGACCAAAGAATTGAAAAGTTTGGCTAGTACCTTGCGAGCACGGCTGCAGGAATTTAATGATTGGAAGCTGAACGACTTTGATCCACAGGAGAAACA GTACTTCGAAGCAATTGAAGAGCGTCGATTGGACGAACTGCAGGCCCACGAAGAGCGTGTTCGCCTCTTTATGATGCACCGGGCAGCTAAGGTATTGCAACGTGCATGGCGTTCGGTGGCCGAACGGAAGCGCAAGATGCGTGGGCGTCGTGGAGGACGACGTGGAAAGGGCAAAAAGTAA